In Streptococcus parasuis, the following proteins share a genomic window:
- the asp3 gene encoding accessory Sec system protein Asp3: MNNRIYWRQDSRSTYLYGTELEFRGDSVYFKNELMPSGNLIHSWYSRTNYQRDREQPQLPVLFRNKRYSLHLEADVIPEGTVYLQIDFYNRSDETIHTKILRSDEAHFTYPNGAFSYAIHLFNANVTELLFHHIDLSSL, encoded by the coding sequence ATGAATAATAGAATTTACTGGAGACAAGACAGCCGAAGCACCTATTTATATGGGACTGAGTTGGAATTCCGAGGAGATTCTGTCTATTTTAAAAATGAGTTAATGCCATCAGGAAATTTGATTCATAGTTGGTATTCACGGACCAATTACCAAAGGGATCGTGAGCAACCCCAGTTGCCGGTTCTGTTTCGAAATAAGCGCTATTCCCTCCACCTGGAGGCCGATGTGATACCAGAAGGAACGGTCTATCTGCAAATCGATTTTTACAATCGGTCAGATGAAACCATCCATACAAAAATCTTGCGATCTGATGAGGCTCACTTTACTTATCCAAATGGTGCATTCAGTTACGCCATCCATTTATTTAATGCCAATGTGACTGAATTACTGTTTCATCATATTGATCTCAGTTCCCTGTGA
- the asp2 gene encoding accessory Sec system protein Asp2, whose translation MKDEKINVLQVGTTNWKRELTIPENIEWFYISPQNVEMFSKTYRLQEAFKRRAIHAVLLTDDFYDETIISLGGLFEPYSLLYSTGIGPNSVSDSVRRFLIAQMAYPVSMDNPNELVDVLSHTFFEKQYGDKFHTKDLIVSTSFKGKIGFDGSAYLTLEGHFGDEFRQIANYAYNIPKDEVPLEFWPEFIKEGPCELQYKLQIIPLGGTKILSEIVVSEAELDKPFYLRNKQEGYLHLSIFAKGEGKLKLGPTHYRFSRYHFGTLLLGGNVHATSKRQEFLHYLHPGDFTPPLNVYFSGYRTAEGFEGYWMMKSLNKPFLLIADPRLEGGSFYIGDQEYEDAIKQVIQDALNFLGFEASQMIMSGLSMGTYGALYYGLDFKPHAIVVGKPLVNLGKLAENEKTLRPNIFPTSLDLLKQYANDLSEQSRQDLDNRFWTKFEDADLSHTQLRIAYMKNDDYDRTAFYDLLEKTRSSGTKLVGKGWIGRHNDNSGAITQWFISQFRSLIRLDFSKENYE comes from the coding sequence ATGAAAGATGAAAAAATAAATGTATTACAAGTTGGGACAACCAACTGGAAAAGAGAACTAACGATTCCAGAAAATATAGAATGGTTTTATATTTCACCTCAAAATGTTGAGATGTTTTCCAAGACCTATCGCTTACAAGAGGCGTTCAAACGCCGGGCTATTCATGCTGTTTTGTTGACAGATGATTTCTATGATGAGACTATTATCTCTCTGGGAGGATTGTTTGAACCTTATTCTCTTCTATATTCAACTGGTATTGGCCCAAATTCTGTATCAGATTCTGTTCGCCGGTTCCTGATTGCTCAAATGGCCTATCCAGTCAGCATGGACAATCCAAATGAGTTAGTCGATGTCCTGTCTCATACCTTCTTTGAGAAACAATACGGTGATAAATTCCATACAAAAGACCTAATTGTTTCAACTAGTTTTAAGGGGAAAATAGGATTTGATGGGAGTGCTTACTTGACCTTAGAAGGTCATTTTGGGGACGAGTTTCGGCAGATTGCCAATTATGCTTACAACATTCCGAAAGATGAGGTTCCTCTGGAATTTTGGCCAGAATTTATAAAAGAAGGTCCTTGCGAACTCCAATATAAGCTCCAAATCATTCCTTTGGGAGGAACAAAAATTCTCTCTGAAATAGTCGTTTCAGAGGCAGAATTAGACAAACCCTTTTATTTGAGAAACAAACAAGAAGGCTATCTCCATCTCAGTATTTTTGCAAAAGGGGAAGGCAAACTAAAATTGGGGCCGACTCATTACCGTTTCAGCCGCTACCACTTTGGTACCTTGTTGTTGGGTGGGAATGTTCATGCAACCAGCAAACGACAAGAATTTCTGCACTACCTTCATCCAGGAGATTTTACGCCTCCTTTGAATGTATATTTTTCTGGTTATAGAACGGCTGAAGGATTTGAAGGCTATTGGATGATGAAATCCTTGAACAAACCCTTCTTGTTAATTGCAGATCCGAGATTAGAGGGTGGATCCTTTTACATTGGGGATCAAGAATACGAAGATGCCATTAAACAAGTCATACAAGATGCACTTAATTTTCTGGGCTTTGAGGCTTCTCAGATGATTATGTCTGGCCTATCTATGGGAACCTATGGGGCCTTGTATTACGGTTTGGACTTTAAGCCACATGCCATTGTTGTTGGTAAGCCACTGGTAAATCTTGGTAAGTTGGCAGAAAACGAGAAAACCCTTCGTCCAAATATTTTCCCGACGTCCTTGGACTTACTGAAGCAATATGCCAATGATCTTTCGGAGCAATCCCGACAAGATCTGGATAACCGCTTTTGGACAAAATTTGAAGATGCGGATTTATCGCATACTCAGCTTAGGATTGCCTATATGAAAAACGATGACTATGATCGAACTGCTTTTTATGATTTGTTAGAGAAAACACGTTCTTCTGGCACAAAACTCGTAGGAAAAGGCTGGATTGGTCGCCATAATGATAATTCTGGAGCAATTACACAGTGGTTTATAAGCCAATTTCGTAGTTTGATCAGACTTGATTTTAGTAAGGAGAATTATGAATAA
- the asp1 gene encoding accessory Sec system protein Asp1, translating to MIYFIPAWYNDRRTMYFNARPWSQKQKLIYTDDITNHVRLATRGGNPYQLIVPNYTPQLRYHMHRLELLESNFVSIFDIIQDLSGKNMEVLNFRELEWAEGTEFVYNPFSVVAQENGQLSAEVEFGTNGQLFWITRFQNDIPTKRYIFDDRGFVSSSIFYDAEGKYHYQEYYNRKREWQIREYFGAYGHHVEVSESAQSRFLKKEYASIEELVFEQMGRVLDQHDQENDSIFLAADSRHSAEVLKLKSNKKVVYSYFQGRNGFTIDPYMIEDIKHVDLILTTTDRTRMQFNALTNIPVLKLPYIDTRFDIGKSRQLKDQFVYFRLDGLTTASYKRVLDAAVRYMKTNKRVHLLLVSFESDAKQQQYMANILRMLLASYDDPDMVLMEENSYTIENSAFPEKESRVSLSFITPADDVIKILSNCRLVVDLADEPDMYTHIAALSAAIPQINKLPSEFVHHKKNGYITLDLDNLYDGLVYYLTGLAHWNESMIYCIKLIEKYSDTEIVKRVRLMLNRG from the coding sequence AACCATGTATTTTAATGCAAGACCGTGGTCACAGAAGCAAAAATTAATTTATACAGATGATATCACCAACCACGTTCGACTCGCAACAAGGGGTGGGAACCCCTACCAATTAATAGTTCCAAATTACACTCCTCAGTTACGATATCACATGCATCGTCTGGAATTGTTAGAAAGTAATTTTGTCTCTATTTTTGATATCATTCAAGACCTTAGTGGAAAAAATATGGAGGTCCTCAATTTTAGAGAACTTGAATGGGCAGAAGGGACGGAGTTTGTCTATAACCCATTCTCGGTTGTGGCTCAAGAAAATGGGCAATTGTCAGCAGAAGTAGAGTTTGGAACAAATGGCCAACTATTTTGGATAACCCGTTTTCAGAATGATATCCCTACAAAACGCTATATTTTTGATGATAGAGGCTTTGTTTCAAGTAGTATCTTTTATGATGCAGAGGGTAAATACCACTACCAAGAGTATTACAATAGAAAACGAGAATGGCAAATTCGTGAATACTTTGGTGCTTATGGCCACCATGTAGAAGTATCAGAAAGTGCACAATCACGCTTTTTGAAGAAAGAATATGCTTCTATTGAAGAGTTGGTTTTTGAGCAGATGGGGCGGGTATTGGATCAACATGATCAGGAAAATGACAGTATATTTTTGGCAGCAGATAGTCGCCATTCAGCAGAAGTTTTAAAATTAAAGTCCAATAAAAAAGTTGTTTATTCCTACTTCCAAGGACGAAATGGATTTACTATCGATCCCTACATGATTGAGGACATCAAGCATGTTGATTTGATTTTGACAACAACAGATAGGACTAGAATGCAATTTAATGCCCTAACAAATATTCCTGTTCTTAAACTACCTTATATTGATACGCGGTTTGACATTGGTAAAAGCCGCCAGTTGAAGGACCAATTCGTCTATTTTCGATTAGATGGATTGACAACAGCTAGTTATAAACGGGTTTTAGATGCAGCAGTTAGGTATATGAAGACCAATAAACGGGTTCATTTACTCCTTGTTTCTTTCGAGTCAGATGCCAAACAGCAACAGTATATGGCGAATATTCTCAGAATGTTGCTAGCAAGCTATGATGACCCTGATATGGTATTGATGGAAGAAAATTCGTATACAATTGAAAATTCTGCTTTTCCAGAGAAGGAAAGCCGTGTCAGTCTTAGTTTCATCACCCCAGCAGATGATGTAATCAAAATTTTGAGTAATTGCCGACTGGTAGTTGATTTGGCTGATGAACCGGATATGTATACGCATATCGCAGCGCTGAGTGCTGCAATTCCTCAAATCAACAAACTTCCTTCAGAATTTGTCCATCATAAGAAAAATGGCTACATTACCCTGGATTTGGATAATCTTTATGATGGACTGGTTTACTACCTCACTGGTTTGGCTCACTGGAATGAGTCGATGATTTATTGTATCAAGTTGATTGAAAAATACTCAGATACAGAGATAGTGAAGAGGGTTCGTCTCATGCTGAACAGAGGGTAA